The Cetobacterium sp. ZOR0034 genomic sequence TAGATGAACCAAGAGAAAATATATTGAAAGTTTTAGAGTCGAATACAGCTGAAGAGGCTTGTGAGTATATCTCTGAAAAAGAGAGATTATTTAATCTTATTGCTAATAAGGTTTCTAAGAGATCTTCAGAATTCTCTAGAGAGACTTTAAAATTTGAATCAGTATTGTTTAATTATAAAGGGGATATTTTAGGTTCGAGTGACGGATTTTATAAGATGGTAGAGGAGTTAAAAAGTGAATAAAAAATTATCAGTTTTAGGTCTTGGGCCAGGGAACTTAGATTACTTAACAAGAGCTGGATTTAAGTTGATTGCAGAATCAGAGATAGTTATTGGTGGTGAGAGACAGTTAGAAGAGATAGATGAACTTTTAACAAATCAAGAGAGATATGTTATGAAAAAGCTGGATTCTATGAAAAAGTTTGTTTCTGAAAACTTAAATAAAAATATAGTTTTTATAGTTTCAGGGGATACAGGATACTATAGTTTACTTACATATTTGAAGAAAAGTTTTCCAACAGAAAGCTTTAATGTAATTCCAGGAATATCATCGTTTCAATATCTTTTTTCAAAGTTAGAGATGACTTGGGAGCACTATCGATTATTAAGTGTCCATGGCAGAGAGAATGATTACGTAAAAGCTTTGTATGAAAGTAAAGATGGAGTTGTGCTATTGACTGATGAGAGTAATAATCCAATAGAGATAAGCCGTAATTTAGTTCAAACTGGATTTGATAATATAGAAGTGATAGTAGGAGAGAGGCTATCATATTCAGATGAAAAAATAAGTAGATTTTTAGCACAAGAGTATGAACAAAATATTAGAAAATATGAGATGAATGTTACAATTTTAAGAAAGGTATGATGAGCATGGGACATATTTATGACAAAGAGTTTATTCAGAGAGAGTTACCTATGACAAAGCAAGAGATTAGAGCAATCTCTATAGCAAAGTTACAATTGAAAGATGATTCTATTTTGATAGATGTTGGAGCTGGAACAGGGACAATTGGTATAGAAGCAGCAACATACTTGAGAAATGGAAAAGTTTTTGCAATTGAAAAAGAGGAAAAAGGGATAGAAACTCTGAAAGAAAATATTCAAAAGTTCAGATTAGATAATATAGAAGTTTTAGTAGGAAGGGCTCCCGAAGTGATTCCAACTATTGAATACGATAGAATGTTTATCGGCGGTTCAACAGGATCGATGAAGACTATATTGGAGCATTTTTTAAAGTATTCTAAAAGTGATGCAAGAATAGTTATAAATGCAATAACTTTAGAAACTTTAGCGGATGCTACAAAACTATTGAAAGAGTTAAATTTTAAAAATATAGAGGTTGTAAATGTTGTTGTATCGAGAGGGAAAAATATAGGACCATACACGATGATGTATGGTGAGAATCCAATATATATAATAACAGCAAACAAGGAGGAAACAGAGTAATGTCAACAGCAAGATTTTATGGAATTGGAGTAGGAGTAGGAGATCCGGAAATGATAACTTTAAAAGCTATCAGAGCATTTAAGGAGTTAGATGTGGTGGTGTTGCCTGAAGCTAAAAAGGCTGAAGGAAGTACAGCTTATGAGATAGCAAAGGAATATCTGAAAGATGGAGCAGAAACTATGTTTGTTGAGTTTCCTATGTTGAAAAGTGTAGAGGCGAGAAAAGAGTTCAGAAAAAAGAATGCCGATATGATTTTAGAGCATTTAAAAGCTGGAAAAAAAGTTGGATTTTTAACAATTGGAGATCCGATGACATACAGTACATATGTTTATATTTTAGAATATTTAGATGGAGAGATTCCGGTGGAAACAATTCCAGGAATATCGTCATTCTCAGATATGTCTTCAAGATTTAATCTACCTTTAGTTATGGGAGAGGAATCATTAAAAGTTATATCTTTAAATGCTGAAACAGATGTGATTCATGAGATCAACTCAGCGGATAATATTGTATTTATGAAAGTTTCAAGAAACTTCGATAAATTGAGAGCTGGATTAGAGGCTACAGGAAATTTAGAAAATGTAATTATGGTTTCAAATTGTGGAAAAGAAACTCAGGCTATAAATTTTGATTTAATGAAATTAGAAGAGGCTGACATACCTTATTTCACAACATTAATACTTAAAAAGGGCGGTATCAATCAATGGAAAAAGTTTATTTCATAGGAGCGGGACCAGGGGATCCTGAGTTAATAACTGTAAAAGGGCAAAGATTAGTTAAAGAAGCAGATGTAATTATATATGCGGGATCATTAGTACCAAGACAAGTTATAGAGTGCCATAAAGAGGGAGCCGAGATTCACAACTCAGCTTCAATGACTTTAGAAGAAGTTATAGATGTTACAGTAAAAGCTGTGAAGGCTGGAAAAAAAGTAGCTAGGGTTCACACAGGAGACCCTGCAATTTTTGGTGCTCATAGAGAACAGATGGATATGTTAGATGAGCACGGAATAGAGTATGAAGTAATTCCAGGGGTAAGTTCGTTTTTAGCTTCTGCAGCAGCAGTGAAAAAAGAGTTCACACTTCCTAGCATCTCTCAGACTGTGATATGTACAAGATTAGAGGGAAGAACTCCAGTTCCTGAAAAAGAAAGTTTAGAATCTTTAGCGTCGCACAGAGCATCAATGGCAATATTCTTGTCTGTTCATATGATAGGTGATGTAGTAAAAAGATTAGCAGTACACTATCCGATGACTACTCCTATAGCAGTAGTTCAAAGAGCAACTTGGGAGGATCAAAAGGTTGTATTAGGAACTTTAGAAACTATAGAAGAGAAAGTGAAAGAGGCGAATATAACTAAGACAGCTCAGATTTTAGTTGGAGATTTCTTGGGAGATAAATACGAAAAGTCTCTTCTTTATGATAAGCATTTTACACATGAGTTTAGAAAAGGGATAGAAAAGTAATGAGAATAGCTATTTGGACTGTGACAAGAGGAGCGGTTAAATCAGCTTTAAAAATAAAAGAAAAAAATCCAGAAGCTGATGTATATTCTTTAAAAAAATTCAATGTTGAAAATAGTTTAGGAATGGATGATTTTACAGCGACTTTAAATAGTAACTTTAAAAATTATGATATTCATATATTTATAATGGCGACGGGAATAGTTGTAAGAAAGATAGCGGATTTAATAGAATCAAAAGATATTGATCCTGCAGTTTTAGTTGTAGATGAAGGAATGAGATTTGTAATATCGTTATTATCAGGACATCTTGGAGGAGCAAATAATTTTGCAGAAGTTTTAAATAAGCAGCTTCAATTGGTTCCCATTATAACGACAAGTTCAGATGTCACAGGTAAAATAGCAGTGGATACTCTTTCTCAAAAGTTAGATTCGGATTTAAAATCTTTGGAAGATGCAAAAAAAGTAACAGCTTTGATTGTAGATGGTAAAAATGTTGAACTCAAACTTCCTAAAAATATATCAGACGAAAATCCAGAGGGAATCATTGTGGTTTCAAACAGAGAGAAAATAGAGATGGTTCAAATGTATCCTAGAAACTTAGTGATTGGATTGGGTTGTAGAAGAGGTATATTAAAAGACCAGATTTATGAATTTTTAATGGAGATTTTAAAAAAACACAATCTTTCATATAAAAGTATAAAGCATTTTGCGACTGTAGATTTAAAAGCGGATGAAGTCGGTTTGATTGAACTGGCAAAAGAGTTAGACAGAGAGTTGAAAATAATTGGTAGAGATGAGATATTAAAAATAGAGGATATGTTTGATGGCTCAGATTTTGTAAAAAAAGAGATAGGTGTTAGAGCGGTTTCAGAACCGTGTGCATATCTATCATCAAAAAAAGATGGAAAATTTGTAGAGATGAAGGCAAAAAAAGATGGAATGACAATTTCTATTTACGAGGAGAGATTTATATATGAAAAAAGGTAAGATATATGTAGTTGGAATAGGTCCAGGAAATATGGAGGATATAACAATAAGAGCGTATAGAACTCTTAAAGAGGTAGATGTAATAGCTGGATATATCACATATGTGGATTTAGTAAGAGATGAATTTTCTGATAAAGAGTTTTATGTATCAGGAATGAAAAAAGAGGTTGCTAGATGTGAGGGAGTTTTAGAAATAGCTAAATCTGGAAAAGATGTAGCTCTTATAAGTAGTGGAGATGCTGGAATATATGGAATGGCTGGAATAATGATTGAGGTTGCTCAAAAAGAGGGGTTCGAAGTTGAAATAGTTCCAGGAGTGACATCTTCAGTAGCTGGAGCAGCTATAGTTGGAGCACCGCTTATGCATGACCATGCAACAATAAGTTTAAGTGATCTTTTAACTGATTGGGATGTAATTACAAAAAGAGTAGATGCAGCTGCATCAGGTGATTTTATAATCTCTCTTTATAATCCAAAAAGTAAGGGAAGAACAACTCAGATAGTTGAAGCAAGAGAGATAATGTTAAAGCACAAAAAGCCAGAAACACCGGTGGCTTTATTAAGACATGTTGGAAGAGAAGATGAAAACTATACATTGACAAATCTAGATGAGTTTTTAAATCATGAAATAGATATGTTTACTGTTGTAATAATAGGAAACTCGAAAACATATATATCTAACGGTAGAATGATAACACCAAGAGGATATCATATATGATTTGGGTAATAGGTGGAACAAAGGACTCTAGAGATTTTATAGAGTCCTTTCCTTTTAAAGAGAAACTAATAGTAACAACAGCAACAGAGTACGGTGGAAAACTTTTAGAAGATGTTAAGGATATAAAAGTATTTTGCAAAAGAATGGATTCTATAGAGATGGGGATATTTATAGATGAGAATATGATAGAAAAAATAGTAGATTTATCTCATCCTTATGCTGAAGAGGTATCTAGAAATGCTATTGCTATTTCAGAGGGGAAAAAAATAGAGTATATAAGATTTGAAAGAGAAAATTTAATATCAGAAGAAGGTGTTGTAGAATTTTCAGAAATTGAAAGCTTGATGAAATACTTAGAAAATCTTTCTGGAAAAATTTTAATCACATTAGGAAGTAATAATTTACATAGGTTTCAAAATATAAAAAATAAAAATAATATTTTCTTCAGAATACTTCCAAAGTGGGAGATGGTAAAAAAAGCTGAAGATTTTGGAATACTTCCCAAAAATATAATTGCTATGCAGGGACCATTTTCTAAAGAATTAAATCTTGCAATGATGAGGCAACTTGATATAAAATATATGGTAAGTAAAAAGGGTGGAGATACAGGTGGAGAAAGAGAGAAAATAGAAAGTGCAAAAGAGATTGGGGTAGAAACTATTTTACTATCTAGGCCAAATGTGGATTATCCAATAGTTTTTTCAGATTTGAATAAACTTATACAATATATTATATAAATGAAAAGGGGGAGTTTTTATGGTATTTATAGGAATATTTGGAGTAAAAAGTTCAGAAGAAAAATTAAGAGATGTTGATTTTGAGTGTACAGGATGTTTATCAAAAAAGATGGAGTTATTTGCTTTCAGAAAAGTGTTTGAATTCTTTTTCTTGCCTGTGATAACTTTGAAAAAAAGTCATATTATAGCTTGTAAATCTTGTGAAAGCAGTTATAAACTAAAAGAGAATAAAATGGAAGAAATTCTTCTTAAAGGTAAAGTTAAGTATGAAGATGTAGAGGAAATAAT encodes the following:
- a CDS encoding cobalt-precorrin-6A reductase, which translates into the protein MIWVIGGTKDSRDFIESFPFKEKLIVTTATEYGGKLLEDVKDIKVFCKRMDSIEMGIFIDENMIEKIVDLSHPYAEEVSRNAIAISEGKKIEYIRFERENLISEEGVVEFSEIESLMKYLENLSGKILITLGSNNLHRFQNIKNKNNIFFRILPKWEMVKKAEDFGILPKNIIAMQGPFSKELNLAMMRQLDIKYMVSKKGGDTGGEREKIESAKEIGVETILLSRPNVDYPIVFSDLNKLIQYII
- the cobM gene encoding precorrin-4 C(11)-methyltransferase, which encodes MEKVYFIGAGPGDPELITVKGQRLVKEADVIIYAGSLVPRQVIECHKEGAEIHNSASMTLEEVIDVTVKAVKAGKKVARVHTGDPAIFGAHREQMDMLDEHGIEYEVIPGVSSFLASAAAVKKEFTLPSISQTVICTRLEGRTPVPEKESLESLASHRASMAIFLSVHMIGDVVKRLAVHYPMTTPIAVVQRATWEDQKVVLGTLETIEEKVKEANITKTAQILVGDFLGDKYEKSLLYDKHFTHEFRKGIEK
- the cobI gene encoding precorrin-2 C(20)-methyltransferase, whose amino-acid sequence is MSTARFYGIGVGVGDPEMITLKAIRAFKELDVVVLPEAKKAEGSTAYEIAKEYLKDGAETMFVEFPMLKSVEARKEFRKKNADMILEHLKAGKKVGFLTIGDPMTYSTYVYILEYLDGEIPVETIPGISSFSDMSSRFNLPLVMGEESLKVISLNAETDVIHEINSADNIVFMKVSRNFDKLRAGLEATGNLENVIMVSNCGKETQAINFDLMKLEEADIPYFTTLILKKGGINQWKKFIS
- a CDS encoding zinc-ribbon domain-containing protein; the protein is MVFIGIFGVKSSEEKLRDVDFECTGCLSKKMELFAFRKVFEFFFLPVITLKKSHIIACKSCESSYKLKENKMEEILLKGKVKYEDVEEIIKEY
- the cbiT gene encoding precorrin-6Y C5,15-methyltransferase (decarboxylating) subunit CbiT; amino-acid sequence: MGHIYDKEFIQRELPMTKQEIRAISIAKLQLKDDSILIDVGAGTGTIGIEAATYLRNGKVFAIEKEEKGIETLKENIQKFRLDNIEVLVGRAPEVIPTIEYDRMFIGGSTGSMKTILEHFLKYSKSDARIVINAITLETLADATKLLKELNFKNIEVVNVVVSRGKNIGPYTMMYGENPIYIITANKEETE
- the cbiG gene encoding cobalt-precorrin 5A hydrolase yields the protein MRIAIWTVTRGAVKSALKIKEKNPEADVYSLKKFNVENSLGMDDFTATLNSNFKNYDIHIFIMATGIVVRKIADLIESKDIDPAVLVVDEGMRFVISLLSGHLGGANNFAEVLNKQLQLVPIITTSSDVTGKIAVDTLSQKLDSDLKSLEDAKKVTALIVDGKNVELKLPKNISDENPEGIIVVSNREKIEMVQMYPRNLVIGLGCRRGILKDQIYEFLMEILKKHNLSYKSIKHFATVDLKADEVGLIELAKELDRELKIIGRDEILKIEDMFDGSDFVKKEIGVRAVSEPCAYLSSKKDGKFVEMKAKKDGMTISIYEERFIYEKR
- the cbiE gene encoding precorrin-6y C5,15-methyltransferase (decarboxylating) subunit CbiE, coding for MNKKLSVLGLGPGNLDYLTRAGFKLIAESEIVIGGERQLEEIDELLTNQERYVMKKLDSMKKFVSENLNKNIVFIVSGDTGYYSLLTYLKKSFPTESFNVIPGISSFQYLFSKLEMTWEHYRLLSVHGRENDYVKALYESKDGVVLLTDESNNPIEISRNLVQTGFDNIEVIVGERLSYSDEKISRFLAQEYEQNIRKYEMNVTILRKV
- the cobJ gene encoding precorrin-3B C(17)-methyltransferase; translation: MKKGKIYVVGIGPGNMEDITIRAYRTLKEVDVIAGYITYVDLVRDEFSDKEFYVSGMKKEVARCEGVLEIAKSGKDVALISSGDAGIYGMAGIMIEVAQKEGFEVEIVPGVTSSVAGAAIVGAPLMHDHATISLSDLLTDWDVITKRVDAAASGDFIISLYNPKSKGRTTQIVEAREIMLKHKKPETPVALLRHVGREDENYTLTNLDEFLNHEIDMFTVVIIGNSKTYISNGRMITPRGYHI